The Coriobacteriia bacterium genome contains a region encoding:
- a CDS encoding VOC family protein: protein MREATTATHIVQVGTVGISVSDQDRALEFYEGKLGFEVRLDGSLGDGQRWIEVAPPGAITTIVLVRADQGLVTGVDTQVRFTSTNVQADYDALRDRGIDVDPGILQYPVPMFAFRDQDDNRLVVVERPNE, encoded by the coding sequence ATGCGTGAGGCGACTACTGCGACCCATATCGTCCAGGTCGGGACAGTGGGCATCTCCGTTTCCGACCAGGACCGCGCCCTGGAGTTCTACGAAGGCAAGCTCGGATTCGAAGTACGCTTGGATGGGAGCCTTGGCGACGGCCAGCGATGGATCGAGGTGGCTCCTCCTGGCGCAATCACGACTATCGTCCTTGTTCGCGCCGACCAGGGACTGGTGACGGGGGTCGATACGCAGGTACGGTTCACCAGCACAAACGTGCAGGCTGACTACGACGCCCTGCGCGATCGTGGCATCGACGTCGATCCGGGAATCCTTCAGTACCCGGTGCCGATGTTTGCCTTCCGCGACCAAGACGACAACCGGCTCGTGGTGGTGGAGCGCCCGAACGAGTAG
- a CDS encoding methyltransferase domain-containing protein, which yields MAAAHASDPVGGEPRTAGATLHHARRYDVCSWLFGLGVDSRNSRMIVDMAGIEPEDHVLDVGCGTGDLTLTAAKRVGESGSVRGIDASPEMIEVARRSAGRRGSRATFEVALIEELPYGDSTFDVVMNRLMMHHLPEDLKRKGFAEVLRVLKPGGLLLATDFTRPSGGIPHVVFALVNHQMMQSADLSAIPGMLSEAGFVDVASGPTRSAFLGFVSGRRPQ from the coding sequence ATGGCTGCGGCTCATGCAAGCGACCCAGTGGGCGGCGAGCCGCGGACTGCCGGAGCCACGCTCCACCATGCGCGCAGGTACGACGTCTGCTCGTGGCTGTTCGGTTTGGGTGTGGACAGCCGCAACAGCCGCATGATCGTCGACATGGCCGGAATCGAGCCGGAAGACCACGTACTCGATGTCGGTTGCGGGACCGGTGACCTCACGCTCACCGCCGCCAAACGCGTGGGCGAGTCGGGATCGGTCCGTGGGATAGACGCCTCACCGGAGATGATTGAAGTAGCTCGCAGGAGCGCGGGCCGGAGGGGTTCGCGAGCCACCTTCGAAGTCGCTCTGATCGAGGAGCTCCCGTATGGGGACTCCACCTTCGATGTGGTCATGAACCGGCTCATGATGCACCACCTCCCCGAGGACTTGAAACGCAAAGGGTTCGCGGAGGTCCTACGAGTGCTCAAGCCCGGTGGACTCCTGCTCGCGACCGACTTCACGCGACCGAGCGGCGGCATTCCGCACGTCGTCTTCGCTCTGGTCAACCACCAGATGATGCAGTCAGCGGACCTGTCAGCCATCCCCGGGATGCTGAGCGAGGCGGGGTTCGTGGATGTAGCTTCCGGGCCCACGCGCTCTGCGTTCCTCGGATTCGTCAGTGGTAGAAGGCCCCAGTAG
- a CDS encoding DUF1801 domain-containing protein: MQAWPELVKKISYGMLMYALSGDFRHWVCAIDAHKKPFRLRFLYGTLLEDPARRLRSGTSHLSNLDFPSLEDIDVMLVASYVREAASRHDEFKAQLGEA, from the coding sequence ATGCAGGCTTGGCCCGAACTCGTCAAGAAGATCTCGTATGGCATGCTCATGTACGCGCTGAGCGGCGACTTCCGGCATTGGGTCTGCGCGATCGACGCCCACAAGAAGCCGTTCCGGTTGCGGTTCCTCTACGGGACGTTGCTGGAAGACCCGGCTCGTCGCCTTCGCAGCGGCACGAGTCACCTCTCGAACCTGGACTTCCCTTCTCTCGAGGACATCGACGTCATGCTCGTCGCGTCGTACGTGAGGGAAGCGGCGTCCAGGCACGACGAGTTCAAGGCGCAGCTGGGCGAGGCGTAA
- a CDS encoding ABC transporter permease produces MRAYLKLTGALAKLYLRDPAGAFFTLAFAPLFVLFIGAIAGNDPEPSLSGMGYLDANLPVFAAIVVGMVGLFSVPIGTVTLRESGALRRFMATPLRPLVYIAADVTVYLVMTLIGIALAFVTGMIVFGVRLQGDVFGLFAAICLGALAFMALGYTLASIEPTAQTAIVVGNVLAFPSLALSGATVPLEVLPQEAQNVARVLPLTQMVDLFRGLWLGEGWQSYLTHLAVLGGMLVAGTALAAWLFRWE; encoded by the coding sequence ATGCGCGCCTACCTCAAGCTGACGGGCGCCCTGGCCAAGCTCTACCTGCGCGACCCGGCGGGCGCGTTCTTCACCCTGGCCTTCGCGCCGCTGTTCGTGCTGTTCATCGGCGCGATCGCCGGCAATGACCCGGAACCGTCCCTCAGCGGCATGGGGTATCTCGACGCGAACCTGCCCGTGTTCGCCGCCATCGTCGTAGGCATGGTCGGTCTCTTCTCCGTGCCCATCGGCACGGTGACCCTGCGTGAGTCAGGCGCACTTAGGCGCTTCATGGCTACGCCGCTTCGTCCGCTCGTCTACATCGCCGCAGACGTGACTGTGTACCTCGTCATGACACTGATTGGCATCGCTCTAGCGTTCGTGACCGGAATGATCGTGTTCGGCGTTCGGCTTCAGGGCGACGTGTTCGGGCTCTTTGCGGCAATCTGCCTCGGTGCGCTCGCGTTCATGGCGCTCGGCTACACGCTCGCCTCCATCGAGCCGACGGCCCAGACGGCCATTGTCGTGGGGAACGTGCTCGCGTTTCCGTCACTCGCACTCTCCGGCGCGACGGTGCCGCTGGAGGTCCTGCCGCAGGAGGCGCAGAACGTCGCCCGTGTGCTGCCCCTGACCCAGATGGTCGATCTGTTCCGCGGCCTGTGGCTCGGCGAGGGCTGGCAGTCGTACCTGACTCATCTGGCTGTTCTCGGGGGCATGCTCGTGGCGGGAACCGCACTCGCTGCCTGGTTGTTTCGCTGGGAATAG